The following proteins are co-located in the Callithrix jacchus isolate 240 chromosome 10, calJac240_pri, whole genome shotgun sequence genome:
- the LOC100896916 gene encoding LOW QUALITY PROTEIN: olfactory receptor 51A4-like (The sequence of the model RefSeq protein was modified relative to this genomic sequence to represent the inferred CDS: inserted 2 bases in 2 codons): MSIINTSYVEITAFFVGMPGLEYAHSWISIPICSVYLIAILGNCTILFIIRTEPSLHEPMYYFFXMLATSDLGLSLSSLPTMLRIFLFNAPQISSNACFAQEFFXHGFSVLESSVLLIMSFDRFLAIHNPLRYSSILTTVRVAQIGIVFSFKSMLLVLPFPFTLRSLKYCKKNQLSHSHCLHQDVMRLACSDNKIDVIYGFFGALCVMVDFILIAVSYILILKTVLGIATKKEQFKALNTCVSHICAVIIFYLPIISLAVVHRFAQHVSPLINVLMANVLLLVPPLMNPIVYCAKTKQIRVRVVAKLCQQQL; this comes from the exons ATGTCCATTATCAACACATCATACGTTGAAATCACTGCCTTCTTCGTTGGGATGCCAGGGCTAGAATATGCACACAGCTGGATCTCTATCCCCATCTGCAGCGTTTATCTTATTGCTATTCTAGGAAATTGCACCATTCTTTTTATCATCAGGACAGAGCCCTCTTTGCATGAGCCCATGTACTATTTTT GCATGTTGGCTACGTCAGACTTGGGTTTGTCTTTATCTTCTCTCCCCACTATGTTAAGGATATTCCTGTTCAATGCTCCACAAATTTCTTCCAATGCCTGCTTTGCCCAGGAGTTCT ATCATGGGTTCTCAGTCCTGGAGTCCTCAGTCCTCCTGATCATGTCATTTGATAGATTCCTAGCCATCCACAACCCTCTGAGATACAGCTCAATTCTTACAACTGTCAGAGTTGCCCAAATAGGAATAGTATTCTCCTTTAAGAGCATGCTCCTggttcttcccttccctttcactTTAAGAAGCTTGAAATATTGTAAGAAAAACCAATTATCTCATTCCCACTGTCTCCACCAGGATGTGATGAGGTTGGCCTGCTCTGACAACAAAATTGATGTCATCTATGGCTTTTTTGGAGCACTCTGTGTTATGGTAGACTTTATTCTCATTGCTGTGTCTTACATCCTGATCCTCAAGACTGTACTGGGAATTGCAACCAAAAAGGAGCAGTTTAAGGCTCTCAATACTTGTGTTTCACACATCTGTGCAGTGATCATCTTCTACCTGCCCATCATCAGCCTGGCTGTTGTCCATCGCTTTGCCCAGCATGTCTCTCCCCTCATTAATGTTCTTATGGCAAATGTTCTGTTACTTGTACCTCCACTGATGAACCCAATTGTTTATTGTGCAAAAACTAAACAGATTAGAGTGAGAGTTGTAGCAAAATTGTGTCAACAGCAGCTATAA